One Schistocerca cancellata isolate TAMUIC-IGC-003103 chromosome 1, iqSchCanc2.1, whole genome shotgun sequence genomic region harbors:
- the LOC126102253 gene encoding craniofacial development protein 2-like, with the protein MPRTFGGGGVPPLIDKPGTPKIRLSKRMVRRWRAININGGYYGKKVELVEAASKMGLGILAVSDIRVRGEKEEEVGEYKVYLSEVTVGIAQWGVGLYIRKEMEPSVVAIRYVNERLMWIDLTVSSKKIRIVSVYSHCEGTDQDKMDSFYEALSDVVVRVKDKDSVLLMGDFNARIGNRTERYEKVMGKFGEDMEANRNGKQLLDFCASMGLVITNSFFKHKNIHRYTWEGRGTRSVIDYIITDQAFRKAVRDTLVFRGFFDDTDHYLISSEIGIVRPKVQEVKYEYSPESYSTNVFQLTTE; encoded by the coding sequence atgcctcggacctttggaggtggcggagtcccacctctaattgacaaaccagggactcctaagatacgactcagcAAGCGAATGGTAAGGAGAtggagagctattaatatcaatgggggctactatgggaagaaggtagagctggtagaggctgcaagtaagatggggttgggcattttagctgttagtgacattcgggtaaggggtgagaaagaagaggaagtgggagaatacaaggtctacctgtcagaagtcacagtaggaatagcacaatggggtgtagggctttacatcaggaaagaaatggaacccagcgtagttgcaataaggtatgtaaacgaacgactgatgtggatagatttgacagtgtctagcaagaaaattaggattgtgtcagtatattcgcattgtgaagggacagatcaagataagatggatagtttttatgaggcactcagtgatgtagttgttagagtaaaggacaaggacagtgttctgctcatgggtgattttaacgccaggattggaaatcgaacagaaaggtatgaaaaggttatgggtaaatttggagaggatatggaggccaacaggaacgggaaacaactcttggatttctgtgccagtatgggcttagtaatcacaaactccttttttaaacataagaacattcaccggtatacttgggaaggcaggggaaccagatctgtcattgactatataataacagatcaggcattcaggaaggctgtgagggacacacttgtattcaggggattctttgatgacactgatcattatttaatctctagtgaaattgggattgtgaggccgaaagtgcaggag